A single region of the Thermococcus zilligii AN1 genome encodes:
- a CDS encoding STT3 domain-containing protein, giving the protein MREVADMVKNVDKKKNKQTKKPPEPESLKKLAGVYPKLKTYGIAVAVLIIAYYGYLIRMKTAKLKYFVDPDTFYHFEIFKEAVKHGIPSYFAYADPPTGIKLGGSLGLYVIPAKVYNLVFSHLGYSELDFFKMWTPLVGAITIIGIYLLGRKLHSDWAGFWAAVFLAFSYSSYSKTYSGNARGEAPFLMFFVFAVLAMAYYLDEGADWKDLRKAWKKLLWGVLFIVFSWLFMMSWDGSQFGLGVLIAFMGLHPVILFTFGRIGELRKFAYEFYPLMLIVLLGALLMTGIPLIGYRPFVIFALEVYLAIVALTAVMLFGEKAGLDYSDKKHRFGTVLGIGLLGFIAAYAYFGRNLWKFLAGAYQSNPLYQTVAELAGTNWGYVKDVFSIHYVNGAGQDGMLYIFSLVGFLILLSRMGWKLHRGDITGYKEVFLATYYAAATYFLWSAVRFSFQASGAVMLLAGLLLGEVIILVEKMEDTLGTKAMYAVVLALLLLPLPVMGAKDMGRIADGMAAGEHVPQSWQDTLLWMRNNTNPLDSATSWWDYGYWIESSLLSQRRASTDGGHAYDRRYILAKFFSHSGNDGEVDFEAWGLNYLIVWQSDIFKFNAISYLGGAITYGEYKNNPMFMPVGAQYGSTIGFDNRSKTYYVAVFYNGGILQYVPEIIVDLSTGSVYQNKQPNVPYVLYVYPGGWGIMAYDRIAFSNFVQLAFNYVDPRNITDSLKLWANFKLVKSTGDVNTYDFTPFGVYRMDVLVNGTASNGTWVPIYTSFMGKGRLEIPEGNTTVPLLGNHTFRIYISAFGRDVKDGTLIFEAYNNGTLVSREILARNLYINHLNETPITVNIDVPNATNYRLVLIQDGPVGVLNGPVKVNGKEVSPSFPVAPGESGDMELTAAFKEDYSNVTLALRASIVYYLTPNGKDIYKDNFYLDPYQEIITYIPVKSGMSVKAGDNVIKAHVSVPGDVFSAYIEKLKEKYGDNFVVYSTRLEPVFITEKEYVLWEGVS; this is encoded by the coding sequence ATGAGGGAGGTCGCAGACATGGTGAAGAACGTTGATAAAAAGAAGAATAAACAAACCAAAAAACCCCCGGAGCCCGAATCCCTTAAGAAGCTCGCGGGGGTTTATCCAAAGCTGAAAACCTACGGGATTGCCGTAGCCGTGCTCATAATTGCCTACTACGGCTACCTCATAAGAATGAAAACAGCGAAACTGAAGTATTTTGTTGATCCGGACACCTTCTACCACTTTGAGATCTTCAAGGAGGCCGTGAAGCACGGCATACCGAGCTACTTCGCCTATGCAGATCCACCGACCGGAATAAAGCTCGGCGGCTCGCTCGGTCTCTACGTCATCCCGGCCAAGGTTTACAACCTCGTATTCAGCCATCTCGGCTACTCAGAGCTCGACTTCTTCAAGATGTGGACTCCGCTGGTGGGCGCCATAACCATAATAGGGATATACCTCCTGGGCAGGAAGCTCCACTCGGACTGGGCAGGCTTCTGGGCGGCGGTGTTCCTTGCTTTCTCCTACTCCAGCTACTCCAAGACCTACTCGGGCAACGCCAGGGGTGAGGCGCCGTTCCTCATGTTCTTCGTCTTCGCAGTCCTGGCGATGGCTTACTACCTCGACGAGGGGGCTGACTGGAAGGATCTCCGGAAGGCATGGAAGAAACTCCTCTGGGGAGTGCTCTTCATAGTCTTCAGCTGGCTCTTCATGATGAGCTGGGATGGAAGCCAGTTCGGTCTCGGTGTGCTCATAGCCTTCATGGGGCTCCACCCGGTAATCCTCTTCACCTTCGGAAGGATCGGGGAGCTCAGGAAGTTCGCCTACGAGTTCTACCCGCTGATGCTCATAGTCCTCCTGGGGGCCCTGCTTATGACGGGCATTCCCCTCATCGGCTACAGACCTTTCGTAATCTTCGCCCTTGAAGTTTACCTTGCCATAGTGGCACTGACCGCGGTGATGCTCTTCGGAGAAAAGGCTGGCCTTGACTACTCGGATAAGAAGCACAGGTTTGGAACAGTCTTAGGAATCGGCCTCCTCGGGTTCATAGCGGCGTACGCCTACTTCGGGAGGAACCTCTGGAAGTTCCTTGCAGGCGCATACCAGTCGAACCCGCTCTACCAGACCGTTGCGGAGCTCGCCGGCACCAACTGGGGCTACGTGAAGGACGTCTTCAGCATCCACTACGTCAACGGAGCCGGTCAGGACGGCATGCTCTACATATTCTCGCTGGTGGGCTTCCTCATCCTCCTCTCTAGGATGGGCTGGAAGCTCCACAGGGGCGACATAACCGGCTATAAGGAGGTCTTCCTGGCCACTTACTACGCGGCGGCCACCTACTTCCTCTGGAGCGCCGTCAGGTTCAGCTTCCAGGCGTCGGGCGCGGTTATGCTGCTGGCCGGTCTCCTCCTCGGGGAGGTCATAATCCTCGTTGAAAAAATGGAAGACACCCTCGGAACTAAAGCAATGTACGCGGTTGTTTTGGCGCTTCTCCTCCTGCCTCTCCCGGTGATGGGTGCGAAAGACATGGGCAGGATTGCAGACGGTATGGCCGCGGGCGAGCATGTTCCCCAGAGCTGGCAGGACACACTTCTCTGGATGAGGAACAACACTAACCCGCTCGACAGCGCCACCAGCTGGTGGGATTATGGCTACTGGATCGAGTCGAGCCTTCTCTCACAGAGGAGGGCATCAACGGACGGTGGCCACGCATACGACAGGAGGTATATCCTCGCGAAGTTCTTCTCGCACAGTGGAAACGATGGTGAGGTAGACTTCGAGGCCTGGGGCCTGAATTATCTCATCGTATGGCAGAGCGATATATTCAAGTTCAACGCCATAAGCTACCTCGGCGGTGCCATAACCTACGGGGAGTACAAGAACAACCCAATGTTCATGCCTGTTGGAGCCCAGTACGGCTCAACGATAGGATTCGACAACCGGAGCAAGACCTACTACGTCGCGGTTTTTTACAATGGAGGGATCCTCCAGTACGTGCCCGAAATAATAGTTGACCTGTCCACGGGTTCCGTCTACCAGAACAAGCAGCCCAACGTTCCCTACGTCCTCTACGTCTACCCTGGAGGATGGGGGATAATGGCATACGACAGGATAGCCTTCAGCAACTTCGTCCAGCTCGCCTTCAACTACGTTGACCCGAGGAACATAACGGACTCCCTCAAGCTCTGGGCCAACTTCAAGCTCGTCAAATCCACCGGAGACGTCAACACGTACGACTTCACCCCCTTTGGAGTTTACAGGATGGACGTGCTGGTCAACGGAACGGCCTCAAATGGTACCTGGGTTCCAATATACACGTCCTTCATGGGTAAGGGCAGGCTCGAAATCCCCGAAGGGAACACCACCGTCCCGCTGCTCGGCAACCACACCTTCAGGATCTATATATCTGCCTTCGGAAGGGACGTCAAGGACGGGACACTGATATTCGAGGCCTACAACAACGGGACCCTGGTGAGCAGGGAAATCCTCGCCAGGAACCTCTACATCAACCACCTCAACGAGACCCCGATAACGGTCAACATCGACGTCCCCAACGCCACCAATTACAGGCTGGTGCTCATACAGGACGGGCCCGTTGGCGTTTTGAACGGGCCGGTGAAGGTGAACGGTAAGGAGGTCAGCCCGAGCTTCCCGGTGGCTCCTGGAGAGAGCGGGGACATGGAGCTTACAGCGGCATTCAAAGAGGACTACAGCAACGTGACCCTCGCCCTGAGGGCCAGCATCGTCTACTACCTAACCCCCAACGGCAAGGACATCTACAAGGACAACTTCTACCTCGACCCCTACCAGGAGATCATAACCTACATACCCGTCAAGAGCGGAATG
- a CDS encoding MoaD/ThiS family protein, with protein sequence MIRVKVLGRGIEREIEWKKGMLVKDVLREVGFNTENAIARVNGRVALEDEAVEDGASVEVIPVVSGG encoded by the coding sequence ATGATCAGGGTAAAAGTACTCGGAAGGGGAATAGAGAGGGAGATAGAATGGAAAAAGGGCATGCTCGTCAAGGACGTACTCAGAGAGGTTGGCTTCAACACGGAGAACGCAATAGCCAGGGTGAACGGAAGGGTGGCCCTTGAGGACGAGGCCGTTGAAGACGGGGCCAGCGTTGAGGTAATACCCGTAGTTTCGGGCGGGTAG
- a CDS encoding translation initiation factor IF-2 subunit alpha, whose translation MPRKIKEYPEEGEFVVATVKTIHPYGAFLTLDEYPGKEGFMHISEVAPTWVRNIRDYLKEGQKIVAKVIRVDPEKGHIDLSLKRVNQQQRKAKIQEYKRAQKAENLLKMAAEKIGKDFESTWREVWVPLEEKYGEVYAAFENAAQNGIEVLKGLVSDEWLEALKPIIEAYVEIPKVTIDAEFEITVPKPNGVEIIKEALIRARDRANEEKDIEVKFTYQGAPRYRIDVTAPDYYKAEEVLQDIAEEILRVIKEAGGEATLIRKEKRIKKVKKRGS comes from the coding sequence ATGCCAAGGAAGATCAAGGAATACCCGGAAGAGGGGGAATTCGTCGTCGCCACCGTCAAGACCATTCACCCTTACGGCGCGTTCCTCACCCTTGACGAGTATCCAGGTAAGGAGGGCTTCATGCACATAAGCGAGGTTGCTCCCACCTGGGTCAGGAACATAAGGGACTACCTCAAAGAGGGGCAGAAGATAGTTGCAAAGGTCATACGCGTTGACCCCGAGAAGGGACACATAGATCTGAGCCTAAAGCGCGTCAACCAGCAACAGAGAAAGGCCAAGATCCAGGAGTACAAGAGGGCCCAAAAGGCCGAGAACCTGCTCAAGATGGCGGCAGAGAAGATAGGAAAGGACTTTGAGAGCACATGGAGAGAAGTCTGGGTTCCGCTTGAGGAGAAGTACGGGGAAGTCTACGCGGCCTTTGAAAACGCCGCCCAGAACGGGATAGAGGTTCTGAAAGGCCTCGTCTCCGATGAATGGCTCGAGGCCCTCAAGCCCATAATCGAGGCCTACGTTGAGATACCAAAGGTTACCATAGATGCCGAGTTCGAGATAACCGTTCCGAAGCCAAACGGCGTTGAAATCATCAAGGAAGCCCTCATAAGGGCGCGCGACAGGGCCAACGAGGAAAAAGACATCGAAGTCAAGTTCACCTACCAGGGGGCGCCGCGCTACAGGATTGACGTCACTGCCCCCGACTACTACAAGGCCGAGGAGGTCCTCCAGGACATAGCCGAGGAGATACTGAGGGTAATCAAAGAAGCGGGCGGAGAGGCAACCCTCATAAGGAAGGAGAAGAGGATAAAGAAAGTCAAGAAGAGGGGTAGCTGA
- a CDS encoding proteasome assembly chaperone family protein: MKETMIYLLERPNLRDPVFVEGLPGIGLVGKLAADHLIQELNAVKFAELYSPHFMHQVLIKKNSVVELMKNEFYYWKNPNEKGRDLIIITGDQQVPPTDSPGHYEVVGKMLDFVQEFGVREIITMGGYQVPELQGEPKVLAAVTHEGLIEHYKAKLEGCQVEVIWREDEGGAIVGAAGLLLGMGKLRSMYGISLLGESLGYIVDPKAAKVVLSAVTKILGIEINMSALDERAKETEEILRKVQEMQRAMLEQSMPPQQEEEDRGYL; the protein is encoded by the coding sequence ATGAAGGAGACCATGATTTACCTCCTTGAAAGGCCCAACCTCAGGGACCCGGTTTTCGTCGAGGGGCTCCCGGGGATAGGGCTGGTTGGAAAGCTGGCGGCAGACCATCTCATCCAGGAGCTGAACGCGGTCAAGTTTGCAGAGCTCTACTCGCCCCATTTCATGCACCAGGTTCTCATCAAGAAGAACTCGGTCGTCGAGCTCATGAAGAACGAGTTCTACTACTGGAAGAACCCGAATGAAAAGGGCAGAGATTTGATAATAATCACCGGCGACCAGCAGGTTCCCCCGACCGACAGCCCTGGCCACTACGAGGTCGTTGGCAAAATGCTCGACTTTGTTCAGGAGTTCGGTGTGAGGGAGATAATCACCATGGGCGGCTACCAGGTCCCGGAGCTCCAGGGGGAGCCAAAGGTTCTCGCGGCTGTGACACACGAGGGGCTCATAGAGCACTACAAGGCAAAGCTTGAAGGCTGTCAGGTTGAGGTCATCTGGAGGGAGGACGAGGGCGGAGCCATAGTGGGGGCGGCTGGCCTGCTCCTGGGAATGGGCAAGCTCCGCTCAATGTACGGCATAAGCCTCCTCGGCGAGAGCCTGGGCTACATCGTTGATCCAAAGGCGGCCAAGGTCGTTCTCTCGGCAGTCACAAAGATATTGGGAATAGAGATAAACATGTCCGCCCTCGACGAGAGGGCAAAGGAAACCGAGGAGATACTCAGGAAAGTCCAGGAGATGCAGAGGGCGATGCTTGAGCAGAGCATGCCCCCGCAGCAGGAAGAGGAGGACAGGGGTTACCTCTGA
- a CDS encoding PDGLE domain-containing protein, giving the protein MRAVFKGLIIIAVILAIVLPFASSNPDGLEATMEKVGLEEKPVYQAPLDYGETWGQSFTMGLLGIILAFGAGYGLAKLARGA; this is encoded by the coding sequence ATGAGGGCGGTTTTTAAAGGGTTGATAATCATAGCGGTTATCCTGGCCATAGTGTTGCCCTTTGCATCGAGCAATCCCGACGGGCTGGAGGCGACGATGGAAAAGGTTGGCCTTGAGGAGAAACCCGTCTATCAAGCGCCTCTCGACTACGGCGAAACCTGGGGCCAGAGCTTCACCATGGGCCTGCTCGGGATCATCCTGGCCTTTGGGGCTGGCTACGGCCTGGCAAAGCTCGCCAGGGGTGCCTGA
- a CDS encoding energy-coupling factor ABC transporter permease yields the protein MHIPDGLLSVPMIAVTYLITALAVGYSAKKLRDFPEEKIPLLGLFAAGIFAAQMVNFPIIGGVSGHLLGATLVAIILGPYAAVMVMTAVLLIQTLLFGDGGVTAIGANILNMGVIGAFAGYALYTKLKNINETIAIGLSAWLSVVLGAALAGVEIGLSHSLPFLRVLALMAGYHSIIGIGEAVLTVLIVHAVRAKLPSTEGVPA from the coding sequence TTGCACATACCCGATGGCCTTCTGAGCGTGCCAATGATAGCGGTTACATACCTGATAACGGCCTTAGCGGTCGGTTATTCTGCGAAAAAGCTCAGGGACTTCCCTGAGGAAAAAATCCCGCTCCTCGGCCTCTTCGCCGCCGGAATCTTCGCGGCCCAGATGGTAAACTTCCCGATAATAGGGGGCGTCAGCGGGCATCTCCTCGGGGCGACGCTCGTTGCAATAATCCTCGGGCCCTACGCGGCGGTAATGGTAATGACCGCGGTTCTGCTGATTCAGACGCTCCTCTTCGGGGACGGGGGAGTAACGGCAATAGGGGCCAACATCTTAAACATGGGAGTGATAGGGGCATTCGCAGGGTACGCCCTTTACACAAAGCTCAAGAACATCAACGAAACCATAGCGATTGGCCTCTCAGCGTGGCTCTCAGTCGTCCTCGGGGCGGCTTTAGCCGGCGTTGAGATAGGCCTCAGCCACAGCCTCCCGTTCCTCAGGGTGCTCGCCCTGATGGCCGGCTATCACTCAATAATCGGAATAGGCGAGGCGGTACTCACCGTCCTGATAGTTCACGCCGTGAGGGCGAAGCTTCCATCAACTGAGGGGGTGCCGGCATGA
- a CDS encoding M42 family metallopeptidase, whose protein sequence is MVDFELLKKIVEAPGVSGYEFLGVRDVIIEAFRPYVDEITVDKLGNVIAHKKGSGPKVMLAAHMDQIGLMVTNIEKNGFLRVAPVGGVDPRTLIAQRFKVWIGPNEFIYGVGGSVPPHIQKPEDRNKAPTWEQVFIDIGAESEEEAREMGVKVGTVITWDGRLERLGKHRLVSIAFDDRIAVYTLVKAAQELEKSDADIYFVATVQEEVGLRGAKVSAFGIDPDYGFAIDVTIAADVPGTPEHKQITQLGKGTAIKIMDRSVICHPTIVRWMEELAKKYGIPYQWDILLGGGTDAGAIHLNKAGVPTGAISVPARYIHSNAEVVDERDVDAGVRLMVKVLEHIDELKV, encoded by the coding sequence ATGGTGGACTTTGAACTGCTCAAGAAGATCGTTGAAGCCCCTGGAGTTTCCGGCTACGAGTTTCTTGGAGTTAGGGACGTGATTATTGAGGCCTTCAGGCCCTACGTTGACGAGATAACGGTGGACAAGCTCGGAAACGTCATAGCCCACAAGAAGGGAAGCGGGCCGAAGGTAATGCTTGCGGCCCACATGGACCAGATAGGCCTCATGGTTACAAACATCGAGAAGAACGGGTTCCTCCGCGTTGCCCCCGTTGGCGGCGTTGACCCCAGGACGCTGATAGCCCAGAGGTTTAAGGTCTGGATCGGGCCTAACGAGTTCATCTACGGCGTCGGCGGAAGCGTTCCGCCCCACATCCAGAAGCCTGAGGACAGGAACAAGGCCCCGACCTGGGAACAGGTTTTCATCGACATCGGAGCAGAGAGCGAGGAGGAAGCCAGGGAGATGGGCGTTAAGGTGGGTACCGTTATCACCTGGGATGGCAGGCTTGAGCGCCTGGGGAAGCACCGCCTCGTGAGCATAGCCTTCGACGACAGGATAGCCGTCTACACCCTCGTTAAGGCCGCCCAGGAGCTTGAGAAGAGCGACGCCGATATATACTTCGTCGCCACCGTCCAGGAGGAGGTCGGCCTCCGCGGTGCAAAGGTTTCTGCCTTTGGGATTGACCCCGACTACGGCTTTGCCATCGACGTCACCATAGCGGCCGACGTTCCCGGGACACCTGAGCACAAACAGATAACCCAGCTCGGAAAGGGAACGGCGATAAAGATCATGGACCGCTCGGTCATCTGCCACCCGACGATAGTGAGGTGGATGGAGGAGCTGGCTAAGAAGTACGGGATACCCTACCAGTGGGACATCCTGCTCGGTGGGGGAACTGACGCCGGGGCGATACACCTCAACAAGGCAGGCGTCCCAACGGGAGCGATAAGCGTTCCAGCGCGCTATATACACTCCAACGCTGAAGTTGTCGACGAGAGGGACGTCGATGCCGGGGTCAGGCTCATGGTCAAAGTCCTTGAGCACATAGACGAGCTCAAGGTCTGA
- a CDS encoding energy-coupling factor transporter transmembrane component T family protein, whose product MYLPFVFLYAVGVVTRESLTELAYFALLFLAVTLIIRPERSVFKKLGFLLGFEGLLFVMALFNPGRPLLETPLGWITHEGVYSFFMLLGKAFLSAGTAVVVINSAGFPRILAEMEALKFPKVLTLTLAFTYRYLDLFTEEAVRMKRALDSRAFGVGRKEYYGKLGSLMGEVLVRAYLRNGRIYKAMLSRGFGEFPRLEEPGPNVQTAMLALLALGGLLV is encoded by the coding sequence GTGTACCTGCCTTTCGTTTTCCTCTATGCGGTTGGCGTGGTGACGAGAGAGAGCCTCACTGAATTAGCCTACTTCGCCCTCCTTTTCCTGGCGGTTACGCTCATAATTAGGCCGGAGAGGAGCGTTTTCAAAAAGCTCGGCTTCCTCCTGGGCTTTGAGGGCCTTCTGTTCGTTATGGCCCTGTTTAACCCGGGAAGACCTCTCCTGGAGACGCCCCTTGGCTGGATAACCCACGAAGGGGTGTACTCTTTCTTCATGCTCCTCGGCAAAGCTTTCCTCTCCGCAGGAACGGCCGTGGTCGTGATAAACTCAGCTGGCTTCCCCAGGATACTCGCCGAGATGGAAGCACTGAAGTTTCCTAAGGTGCTCACCCTGACGCTGGCCTTCACCTACCGTTACCTCGACCTCTTCACGGAGGAAGCCGTCAGAATGAAGCGCGCCCTGGATTCAAGGGCCTTTGGAGTGGGAAGGAAGGAGTACTACGGCAAGCTCGGCTCCCTCATGGGGGAGGTTCTCGTCAGGGCTTACCTCCGGAACGGGAGGATATACAAAGCCATGCTCTCCAGGGGCTTCGGGGAGTTTCCCAGGTTAGAGGAGCCGGGGCCAAACGTCCAGACGGCTATGCTGGCCCTGCTCGCACTGGGGGGTCTGCTGGTGTGA
- the glmS gene encoding glutamine--fructose-6-phosphate transaminase (isomerizing) encodes MCGIIGYIGDRNAAEVIVRGLKKLEYRGYDSAGIVTADGETVEIRKGAGRIDNLAERLGFLAMEGNRGIGHTRWATHGVPNDINAHPHKDCTGRIVLVHNGIIENFAELKGELLKRGHRFESDTDTEVIAHLIEEELKNSENFEEALRRALKRLKGSFALAIVYADEPDRLYVVRNESPLVLGIGEGEMFAASDVPAFLEYTKEAVFLDDGEYAVITKDSYVVKRINTGEIVEKPVHKITWTLEMAEKSGFPHFMLKEIHEQPNAVRDAIHGNREVIKSVAEEIAKYEKVIFVAMGTSYHAALVGKYLFQRLAKKVPLVEEASEFRYEFEDLVDENTLVIAITQSGETADTLAAMKLAKRKGARVLAIVNVVGSMATRIADLTLYTHAGPEIGVAATKTYTTQLTVLTMLAIETARALGSADEEYLRSLEKQLDSIPVLIEKALSHGEALKELAESLRDRRDFFYIGRGISFPTALEGALKLKEISYIHAEGLSAGELKHGPLALLERGVPVVAIAPSGKTFDKMISNIEEAKARGALIIALSDREEVGRVSDVWIEMPELDELLTPIVYVVPLQLMAYHLAVLRGNDPDKPRNLAKSVTVE; translated from the coding sequence ATGTGTGGAATAATAGGGTACATCGGCGACAGAAATGCGGCTGAAGTCATAGTAAGGGGGCTGAAGAAGCTTGAGTACAGGGGCTATGATTCCGCCGGCATCGTAACCGCCGATGGGGAAACGGTGGAAATAAGGAAAGGCGCCGGGAGGATAGATAACCTTGCAGAGAGGCTCGGCTTCCTTGCTATGGAGGGCAACAGGGGGATAGGCCACACAAGATGGGCAACGCACGGAGTTCCCAACGATATCAACGCTCACCCCCATAAGGACTGCACCGGAAGGATAGTCCTCGTGCACAACGGAATAATCGAGAATTTTGCCGAGCTTAAGGGGGAGCTCCTGAAGAGGGGCCACAGGTTCGAGAGCGACACCGATACCGAAGTGATCGCCCACCTCATAGAGGAAGAACTCAAAAATTCGGAAAACTTTGAGGAAGCCCTCAGGAGGGCCTTAAAGAGGCTCAAGGGCTCTTTTGCACTCGCCATAGTCTACGCCGATGAACCCGACAGGCTCTACGTTGTCAGAAACGAAAGCCCCCTCGTCCTCGGAATAGGAGAAGGCGAGATGTTCGCCGCCAGCGACGTTCCGGCTTTCCTGGAGTACACGAAGGAGGCGGTCTTTCTGGATGACGGGGAGTACGCCGTTATAACCAAGGACTCCTACGTCGTGAAGCGGATTAACACAGGCGAAATCGTCGAGAAACCGGTTCATAAAATAACGTGGACGCTGGAAATGGCCGAAAAGTCCGGCTTTCCGCATTTCATGCTCAAGGAGATCCACGAGCAACCTAACGCTGTCAGGGACGCCATACACGGCAACAGGGAAGTGATAAAGTCGGTTGCGGAAGAGATAGCGAAGTACGAAAAGGTTATCTTCGTGGCCATGGGGACTTCCTATCATGCTGCCCTCGTTGGCAAATACCTCTTCCAGAGGCTCGCAAAGAAAGTTCCCCTCGTTGAGGAGGCAAGCGAGTTCAGGTATGAATTCGAGGACCTGGTTGATGAGAACACCCTCGTGATAGCCATAACACAGAGCGGGGAAACCGCCGACACGCTCGCGGCAATGAAGCTCGCAAAGAGGAAAGGCGCCAGGGTTCTCGCCATCGTCAACGTTGTTGGGAGCATGGCCACGAGGATAGCGGATTTAACCCTCTACACCCATGCGGGGCCCGAGATAGGTGTTGCCGCAACCAAAACCTACACGACCCAGCTCACAGTTCTCACGATGCTCGCCATAGAGACCGCCAGAGCGCTCGGAAGCGCCGATGAGGAATACCTCAGGAGCCTGGAGAAACAGCTTGACTCCATTCCGGTGCTAATTGAAAAGGCCCTCTCCCACGGGGAAGCGTTAAAGGAGCTTGCCGAAAGCCTGAGGGACAGGAGGGACTTCTTCTACATCGGCAGGGGAATAAGCTTCCCCACTGCCCTGGAGGGCGCCCTCAAGCTCAAGGAGATAAGCTACATCCACGCCGAGGGGCTTTCCGCAGGCGAGCTCAAGCATGGCCCGCTGGCCCTCCTGGAGAGGGGGGTCCCTGTGGTCGCGATAGCCCCTTCAGGGAAAACCTTCGACAAGATGATAAGCAACATAGAGGAGGCGAAAGCAAGAGGGGCGCTGATAATAGCCCTCTCCGACAGGGAAGAGGTCGGCAGGGTAAGCGACGTCTGGATAGAGATGCCCGAGCTGGACGAACTTTTGACTCCTATAGTTTATGTCGTTCCGCTCCAGCTTATGGCCTATCATTTAGCCGTTTTGAGGGGCAACGACCCCGATAAGCCCAGGAACCTGGCAAAATCCGTTACGGTTGAATGA
- the sfsA gene encoding DNA/RNA nuclease SfsA → MAGELLRLNVIRCTFLKRLNRFVALVEIKGETRRALVTNTGRLVEFMVPGRKAFCVPKTGGKTDFILVAFEDLNGRGAIVDTRTQARAFERAVELGLIPWLKDCSIKRKEVTMGESRLDYLFECPKGEVYAEMKSAVLRGGVRGEYAMYPDCPSVRGQRHIKELIELKRTGKEAMIFFVGAMPGVEKFRPNERGDPEIARLLKEARKAGVQIHAMSISLLPGGEVILEEPELKVEV, encoded by the coding sequence ATGGCCGGGGAACTGCTCAGACTAAACGTAATCAGGTGTACATTCCTAAAGAGGCTCAACCGCTTCGTCGCTCTGGTGGAAATTAAAGGAGAAACCAGGAGGGCCCTGGTTACGAACACCGGAAGGCTGGTGGAGTTCATGGTCCCGGGAAGGAAGGCCTTCTGCGTCCCCAAAACCGGCGGAAAGACGGACTTCATTTTGGTGGCCTTCGAAGACTTGAACGGAAGAGGAGCGATAGTAGACACGAGAACTCAGGCAAGGGCCTTTGAGAGGGCGGTTGAGCTGGGTCTAATCCCATGGCTAAAGGACTGCTCTATAAAGAGGAAAGAGGTAACCATGGGGGAATCCCGCCTCGATTACCTGTTCGAGTGCCCGAAGGGAGAAGTCTACGCCGAGATGAAGAGCGCCGTGTTGAGGGGAGGCGTAAGAGGGGAATACGCAATGTACCCAGACTGCCCGTCAGTGAGGGGGCAGAGGCACATAAAAGAACTCATCGAGCTCAAAAGAACAGGAAAAGAGGCGATGATATTCTTCGTCGGTGCCATGCCGGGTGTAGAAAAGTTCAGGCCCAACGAGAGAGGTGACCCGGAGATAGCGAGGCTTTTGAAGGAGGCCAGAAAAGCTGGCGTTCAAATCCACGCAATGAGCATCTCGCTGCTCCCTGGTGGAGAAGTGATCCTCGAGGAACCCGAACTGAAAGTGGAAGTTTAA
- a CDS encoding RNA-protein complex protein Nop10, protein MHSRIKKCPKCGRYTLKETCPVCGEKTRVAHPPRFSPEDPYGEYRRRLKREQMGMR, encoded by the coding sequence ATGCACTCCAGGATAAAAAAGTGCCCCAAGTGCGGGCGCTATACCCTTAAGGAAACCTGCCCCGTCTGCGGGGAAAAGACAAGGGTAGCCCACCCGCCGCGCTTTTCGCCGGAAGATCCCTACGGGGAGTACCGGCGCAGGCTGAAGCGCGAGCAAATGGGCATGAGGTGA
- a CDS encoding DNA-directed RNA polymerase subunit P, producing the protein MVMAVYRCAKCGREVELDLENTREVRCPYCGSKILYKPRPKVSRRVKAI; encoded by the coding sequence ATGGTTATGGCCGTTTATCGCTGTGCCAAGTGCGGAAGGGAAGTTGAGCTCGACCTCGAGAACACCAGGGAAGTCCGCTGCCCGTACTGTGGTAGCAAGATACTCTACAAGCCGAGACCGAAGGTCTCACGCAGGGTTAAAGCCATTTAA
- a CDS encoding 50S ribosomal protein L37ae yields MGRTTKVGSAGRFGPRYGLKIRRRVAAVEAKMRQKHVCPVCGRKAVRRISTGIWQCQKCGATFAGGAYLPTTPAGKVAKRVEVPEV; encoded by the coding sequence ATGGGAAGAACCACAAAAGTTGGTTCCGCTGGAAGGTTCGGTCCCAGGTACGGTCTCAAGATAAGGAGAAGAGTGGCTGCCGTTGAGGCCAAGATGAGGCAGAAGCACGTCTGTCCCGTCTGCGGAAGGAAGGCCGTAAGGAGGATAAGCACAGGAATCTGGCAGTGCCAGAAGTGCGGGGCAACTTTCGCCGGCGGTGCCTACCTGCCGACCACTCCGGCTGGAAAGGTCGCAAAGCGCGTTGAGGTTCCCGAGGTTTGA